The Streptomyces sp. HSG2 genome has a segment encoding these proteins:
- a CDS encoding M50 family metallopeptidase, whose protein sequence is MGGIASMPLASLWDEVWGGQPAPELWVVIATLALALAAVVPRTTWRVTRNAVTIAHEGGHGLVALLTGRSLTGIRLHSDTSGLTVSRGKPRGLGMILTAAAGYPAPSLLGLGGAVLLADGRITLSLWLATGLLVALLVMVRNAYGVLTVVLTGGTFLLVSWLAGPQTQAAFAYTSVWFLLLGGVRPALELQVRRAREGATDSDADQLARLTHAPAGVWFLLFHTVSLCSLLGGGARLLAT, encoded by the coding sequence ATGGGCGGTATCGCCTCCATGCCACTCGCCTCCCTCTGGGACGAGGTGTGGGGCGGACAGCCCGCGCCCGAGCTGTGGGTGGTGATCGCGACGCTGGCTCTCGCCCTGGCCGCCGTCGTCCCGCGGACGACGTGGCGAGTGACCCGCAACGCCGTCACCATCGCCCACGAGGGCGGCCACGGGCTGGTGGCGCTGCTCACCGGGCGGTCGCTGACCGGTATCCGGCTGCACTCCGACACCAGCGGTCTCACGGTGAGCCGGGGCAAGCCCCGAGGGCTCGGGATGATCCTGACCGCCGCCGCCGGGTACCCCGCCCCGTCGCTGTTGGGCCTGGGTGGAGCGGTGTTGCTGGCCGACGGTCGGATCACCCTCTCGCTGTGGCTGGCGACGGGCTTGCTCGTGGCCCTGCTGGTCATGGTCCGCAACGCCTACGGGGTGCTCACCGTCGTGCTGACGGGAGGCACCTTCCTCCTGGTGTCGTGGCTGGCCGGACCGCAGACGCAGGCCGCCTTCGCCTACACCTCGGTGTGGTTCCTGCTGCTGGGCGGGGTCCGGCCGGCCCTCGAACTCCAGGTGAGGCGGGCCCGCGAGGGCGCGACCGACTCGGACGCCGACCAACTCGCCCGGCTCACGCACGCGCCGGCGGGAGTGTGGTTCCTCCTGTTCCACACCGTGTCCCTGTGCTCGCTGCTCGGCGGGGGAGCCCGCCTCCTGGCGACCTGA
- a CDS encoding Fur family transcriptional regulator has translation MSDLLERLRGRGWRMTAQRRVVAEVLDGEHVHLTADEVHARAVAKLPEISRATVYNTLGELVSLGEVIEVATDRRAKRYDPNAHRPHHHLVCARCGSIRDVHPTGDPLADLPAAERFGFTVSDVEVTYRGLCPSCLAA, from the coding sequence ATGAGCGACCTTCTGGAACGACTGCGCGGGCGCGGCTGGCGCATGACCGCCCAGCGGCGCGTGGTGGCCGAGGTCCTCGACGGCGAGCACGTCCACCTGACGGCCGACGAGGTCCACGCGCGCGCCGTGGCCAAGCTGCCCGAGATCTCCCGGGCCACCGTCTACAACACCCTCGGCGAGCTGGTCTCCCTGGGCGAGGTCATCGAGGTCGCCACCGACCGGCGCGCCAAACGCTACGACCCCAACGCCCACCGCCCCCATCACCACCTGGTCTGCGCGCGGTGCGGCTCGATCCGCGACGTCCACCCCACCGGCGATCCCCTGGCCGACCTCCCGGCCGCGGAGCGCTTCGGCTTCACCGTCTCGGACGTCGAGGTGACGTACCGCGGCCTGTGCCCGAGCTGCCTCGCGGCCTGA
- a CDS encoding multidrug efflux SMR transporter yields the protein MAWLLVVVAGVLETGFAVCLKLSHGFTRLWPTIAFAAFALGSFGLLTLALKKLDVGPAYAVWTGIGAAGTAIYGMVFLGDLVSTLKIVSISLVIIGVIGLQLSGSTH from the coding sequence ATGGCGTGGCTGCTGGTCGTGGTGGCCGGGGTGCTGGAGACCGGCTTCGCCGTGTGCCTCAAGCTCTCGCACGGCTTCACCCGCCTCTGGCCGACGATCGCCTTCGCCGCCTTCGCCCTGGGGAGCTTCGGCCTGCTGACCCTCGCGCTGAAGAAGCTCGACGTGGGGCCGGCCTACGCGGTGTGGACGGGCATCGGCGCCGCCGGAACCGCGATCTACGGCATGGTGTTCCTGGGCGACCTGGTCTCCACCCTGAAGATCGTCTCCATCAGCCTGGTGATCATCGGTGTCATCGGGCTCCAGTTGTCCGGATCGACCCACTGA
- a CDS encoding NADAR family protein: METVDSRDPTKARTREDLATLVAGGARPKWLMFWGHRPRRPGSVDSAVLSQWWPSAFTVDGVTYPSAEHWMMAGKARLFDDAAALPAILSARHPAEAKKRGRLVRAFDETRWAAARFELVVTGNVAKFGQDPTLCSYLLGTRGRVLVEASPTDRVWGIGLGTSEAGATDPTRWPGLNLLGFALMEARAWLDTEGGLTE; the protein is encoded by the coding sequence ATGGAGACCGTCGACTCGCGCGACCCGACGAAGGCGCGCACCCGAGAGGACCTCGCGACGCTGGTCGCCGGGGGCGCGCGGCCGAAGTGGCTGATGTTCTGGGGCCACCGGCCTCGGCGGCCGGGTTCGGTCGACTCGGCCGTCCTCAGCCAGTGGTGGCCGTCCGCGTTCACCGTGGACGGGGTCACCTACCCAAGCGCCGAGCACTGGATGATGGCGGGCAAGGCGCGCCTGTTCGACGACGCCGCCGCGCTCCCGGCGATCCTGTCCGCGCGGCATCCCGCGGAGGCGAAGAAGCGGGGGCGGCTGGTCCGCGCCTTCGACGAGACCCGCTGGGCCGCCGCCCGTTTCGAGTTGGTCGTCACGGGGAACGTGGCCAAGTTCGGGCAGGACCCGACGCTCTGTTCCTACCTGCTCGGAACGCGGGGCCGAGTACTGGTGGAAGCGAGCCCGACGGACCGAGTGTGGGGCATCGGGCTCGGCACCTCCGAGGCCGGCGCCACCGACCCCACCCGCTGGCCGGGACTGAACCTGCTCGGGTTCGCGCTGATGGAGGCGCGAGCCTGGCTGGACACCGAGGGGGGCCTCACGGAGTGA
- the hisN gene encoding histidinol-phosphatase, giving the protein MPDYLDDLRLAHVLADAADAATMDRFKAIDLRVETKPDMTPVSEADRAAEELIRGQLARARPRDAVLGEEYGTEGTGPRRWVIDPIDGTKNYVRGVPVWATLIALMEAGETGYEPVVGLVSAPALGRRWWAARGHGAFAGRNLTSASRLRVSSVPRLGDASFAYSSLGGWEEQGRLPGFLDLTREVWRTRAYGDFWPYMLVAEGAVDICAEPELSLWDMAANAIVVTEAGGAFTSLDGRPGPHGGNAAASNGLLHDDLLERLRSRA; this is encoded by the coding sequence ATGCCCGATTACCTCGACGATCTGCGCCTCGCCCACGTTCTCGCGGACGCGGCCGACGCGGCGACCATGGACCGCTTCAAGGCGATCGACCTCCGGGTCGAGACCAAACCGGACATGACCCCGGTCAGCGAGGCGGATCGGGCCGCGGAGGAACTGATCCGAGGTCAACTCGCCCGCGCCCGACCCCGTGACGCGGTCCTGGGCGAGGAGTACGGCACCGAGGGCACCGGCCCCCGCCGCTGGGTGATCGACCCGATCGACGGGACCAAGAACTACGTGCGCGGCGTGCCGGTGTGGGCGACGCTGATCGCCCTGATGGAAGCCGGGGAGACCGGCTACGAACCGGTGGTCGGATTGGTCTCCGCACCCGCGCTCGGCCGCCGCTGGTGGGCCGCACGGGGCCACGGCGCCTTCGCGGGACGCAATCTGACCTCGGCCTCCCGCCTGCGGGTCTCCAGCGTCCCACGGCTCGGCGACGCCTCCTTCGCGTACTCCTCGCTCGGCGGCTGGGAGGAACAGGGCCGACTGCCCGGCTTCCTGGACCTGACACGGGAGGTGTGGCGCACCCGCGCCTACGGAGACTTCTGGCCGTACATGCTCGTCGCCGAGGGTGCCGTGGACATCTGTGCGGAGCCGGAACTGTCGCTGTGGGACATGGCGGCGAACGCGATCGTGGTGACGGAGGCCGGCGGCGCCTTCACGAGCCTCGACGGTCGCCCCGGGCCGCACGGCGGCAACGCCGCCGCGTCCAACGGTCTGCTCCACGACGACCTGCTGGAGCGCCTGCGGTCCCGCGCCTGA
- a CDS encoding tetratricopeptide repeat protein, producing the protein MDVMGDMATLFGTGRFARPAGPGPIAGEVDDVADEAAEEVRRRLAAESGDVEAMSVLGAMLLRRGDLDGAETPLRSATAAGDRAAANNLGVLLYQRGYADEAAGWWRIAAVAGSAPAAHALGRYFRERGDEPAAEYWLRQAAEQGHVLGAYALAALLEHRGEETAEHWMRVAAERGHREAAYRLARMLDRGAAPDDAEDRTRDDVVDEAASAGEAREAEQWYRQAAARGHRRAALLLGAILERRGDLREAGRWYLTSARDGEVQAACALGFLLRDAGDCESASRWWLRAAREGDANAANALGALHAQRGETETAERWYRTAMEAGDDNGTYNLGLLCAERGRTAQAEQWYRRAAYAGHREAANALAILLLRGGDPTGAEPWFSRAAESGSVDAAFNLGILHAERGEEAAALRWYERAAAAGHADAALQVGMARLRAGDEPGAERHLRGAAGAGNAEAAFRLADLLDARRPPVPDHGLGERGHERTESEEWYERAATLGHRRAQVRIGMLAAGRGDVVAAARWYREAAEAGSRNGAFNLGLLLAREGSEPEAVLWWRRAAEAGHGRAALRLALVFARRGELVEGRRWADRAVSSGPAEVADRAARLSEALRQELSA; encoded by the coding sequence ATGGACGTTATGGGGGACATGGCAACTCTGTTCGGAACTGGACGATTTGCGCGGCCCGCCGGACCCGGACCGATCGCGGGAGAAGTCGACGACGTGGCGGACGAGGCGGCCGAGGAGGTCCGGCGTCGGCTCGCCGCCGAGTCGGGTGACGTCGAGGCCATGAGCGTGCTCGGGGCCATGCTGTTGCGCCGGGGCGATCTGGACGGCGCCGAGACCCCTCTGCGGTCCGCGACCGCGGCCGGCGACCGGGCCGCGGCCAACAATCTGGGCGTCCTCCTGTACCAGCGGGGATACGCCGACGAGGCCGCCGGGTGGTGGCGGATCGCGGCCGTGGCCGGGTCGGCTCCCGCCGCACACGCGCTCGGTCGGTACTTCCGCGAGCGGGGCGACGAACCGGCGGCCGAGTACTGGCTGCGCCAGGCCGCTGAACAGGGCCATGTGCTCGGTGCGTACGCGCTCGCCGCACTCCTCGAACACCGCGGCGAGGAGACGGCCGAGCACTGGATGCGCGTGGCGGCGGAGCGGGGCCACCGGGAGGCGGCCTACCGGCTCGCCCGGATGCTGGACCGAGGGGCCGCGCCGGACGACGCCGAGGACCGGACGCGCGACGACGTCGTGGACGAGGCGGCGTCCGCCGGGGAGGCCCGCGAGGCCGAGCAGTGGTACCGCCAGGCCGCCGCGCGCGGACATCGGCGGGCCGCTCTGCTCCTCGGCGCCATCCTGGAGCGCCGGGGTGACCTCAGGGAGGCCGGGCGTTGGTATCTGACGTCGGCCAGGGACGGCGAGGTCCAGGCCGCCTGCGCGCTGGGGTTCCTGCTGCGCGACGCGGGTGATTGCGAGAGCGCGTCCCGTTGGTGGCTGCGAGCCGCCCGCGAGGGCGACGCCAACGCGGCCAACGCGCTGGGCGCCCTGCACGCCCAGCGTGGCGAGACCGAGACCGCCGAGCGGTGGTACCGGACCGCGATGGAGGCCGGCGACGACAACGGGACGTACAACCTCGGCTTGCTCTGCGCGGAGCGGGGGCGCACCGCCCAGGCCGAGCAGTGGTACCGCCGCGCCGCCTACGCCGGGCACCGGGAGGCCGCCAACGCGCTGGCCATCCTGTTGCTCCGCGGTGGCGACCCCACCGGAGCCGAACCGTGGTTCTCCCGCGCCGCCGAGTCCGGCAGTGTGGACGCCGCCTTCAACCTCGGCATCCTCCACGCCGAGCGGGGCGAGGAGGCCGCGGCGCTGCGCTGGTACGAGCGGGCCGCGGCGGCCGGCCACGCGGACGCCGCGCTGCAGGTCGGGATGGCGCGCCTGCGGGCCGGCGACGAGCCGGGGGCCGAGCGGCACCTGCGAGGTGCCGCCGGCGCGGGCAACGCCGAGGCGGCCTTCCGCCTGGCCGATCTGCTGGACGCCCGTCGCCCTCCGGTCCCCGACCACGGACTCGGCGAGCGGGGCCACGAACGGACGGAGTCCGAGGAGTGGTACGAGCGGGCCGCCACGTTGGGACACCGCCGCGCCCAGGTGAGGATCGGCATGCTGGCCGCCGGTCGAGGGGATGTCGTGGCGGCGGCCCGGTGGTACCGGGAGGCAGCCGAGGCCGGGTCGCGCAACGGCGCGTTCAATCTGGGCCTGCTGCTCGCCCGGGAGGGGAGTGAGCCGGAGGCCGTGCTCTGGTGGCGCCGGGCAGCCGAAGCGGGGCACGGGCGCGCGGCGCTGCGGCTGGCCCTGGTCTTCGCCCGGCGCGGGGAGCTGGTCGAGGGTCGTCGGTGGGCGGACCGCGCGGTGTCCTCCGGACCGGCCGAGGTCGCGGACCGCGCCGCCCGGCTGAGCGAGGCACTGCGCCAGGAGCTGTCGGCGTGA
- a CDS encoding catalase, producing the protein MTRIPLTTEAGAPVADNQNSETAGVGGPVLVQDQHLLEKLAHFNRERIPERVVHARGAGAYGTFTVTADVTPYTRADFLSEIGRETEVFLRFSTVAGNLGSADAVRDPRGFAVKFYTEEGNYDLVGNNTPVFFIKDAIKFPDFIHTQKRDPYTGSQEPDNVWDFWSLSPESTHQVTWLFGDRGIPASYRHMDGFGSHTFQWNNAAGEVFWVKYHFKTDQGIKNLTAAEAARVAGEDPDSHQRDLREAIERGDYPTWTVGVQIMPAAEAASYRFNPFDLTKVWSHADYPVVEIGTLRLDRNPENIFAEVEQSIFSPAHFVPGIGPSPDKMLQGRLFGYGDAHRYRVGVNADHLPVNRPHATEARTYARDGVLYDGRHKGAKNYEPNSFGGPAQTDRPLWQPAPVAGVTGDHAAPAHAEDDDFVQAGNLYRLMAEDEKERLIANLAADIAQVSRQDIAERAIGNFRKADDDFGKRLEAAVQALRG; encoded by the coding sequence GTGACTCGGATACCGCTCACCACGGAGGCCGGAGCCCCGGTGGCCGACAACCAGAACAGCGAGACCGCCGGGGTCGGCGGTCCCGTGCTCGTCCAGGACCAGCACCTGCTGGAGAAGCTGGCGCACTTCAACCGGGAGCGCATCCCGGAGCGGGTCGTGCACGCCCGGGGTGCCGGCGCCTACGGCACCTTCACCGTGACGGCGGACGTGACCCCCTACACCCGTGCCGACTTCCTCTCCGAGATCGGTCGGGAGACCGAGGTCTTCCTCCGCTTCTCCACCGTCGCCGGCAACCTCGGTTCGGCGGACGCCGTCCGTGACCCGCGAGGTTTCGCGGTCAAGTTCTACACCGAGGAGGGCAACTACGACCTCGTCGGCAACAACACCCCCGTGTTCTTCATCAAGGACGCGATCAAGTTCCCCGACTTCATCCACACGCAGAAGCGCGACCCCTACACCGGGTCCCAGGAACCGGACAACGTCTGGGACTTCTGGAGTCTGAGCCCGGAGAGCACCCACCAGGTGACCTGGCTCTTCGGCGATCGCGGCATCCCCGCCTCCTACCGCCACATGGACGGCTTCGGGTCGCACACCTTCCAGTGGAACAACGCCGCGGGCGAGGTGTTCTGGGTCAAGTACCACTTCAAGACCGACCAGGGAATCAAGAACCTGACCGCCGCCGAGGCGGCCAGGGTCGCGGGCGAGGACCCCGACTCGCACCAGCGCGACCTGCGCGAGGCGATCGAACGCGGCGACTACCCGACCTGGACGGTCGGGGTGCAGATCATGCCCGCCGCAGAGGCCGCGAGTTACCGGTTCAACCCGTTCGATCTCACCAAGGTCTGGTCGCACGCCGACTACCCGGTCGTCGAGATCGGCACCCTGCGGCTCGACCGCAACCCGGAGAACATCTTCGCCGAGGTCGAGCAGTCGATCTTCTCGCCGGCCCACTTCGTGCCGGGCATCGGGCCGTCCCCGGACAAGATGCTCCAGGGCCGCCTCTTCGGATACGGCGACGCCCACCGCTACCGCGTCGGAGTCAACGCCGACCACCTGCCGGTGAATCGCCCCCACGCCACCGAGGCGCGCACCTACGCCCGGGACGGCGTGCTGTACGACGGTCGACACAAGGGCGCCAAGAACTATGAGCCGAACAGTTTCGGCGGGCCCGCGCAGACGGACCGTCCCCTGTGGCAGCCGGCCCCCGTCGCGGGTGTCACAGGCGACCACGCGGCCCCCGCCCACGCCGAGGACGACGACTTCGTCCAGGCCGGGAACCTCTACCGCCTGATGGCCGAGGACGAGAAGGAGCGCCTGATCGCCAACCTCGCCGCCGACATCGCCCAGGTCTCGCGCCAGGACATCGCCGAGCGCGCGATCGGCAACTTCCGCAAGGCGGACGACGACTTCGGCAAGCGGCTGGAGGCCGCCGTCCAGGCCCTGCGCGGCTGA
- the rsgA gene encoding ribosome small subunit-dependent GTPase A: MRRYGKHTDEDDIRARPGRRGNRPRTNIRPKHDDAAEGMVLTVDRGRLTCLVDGRSVMAMKARELGRKAAVVGDRVALVGDLSGARDTLARIVRIEERTSVLRRTADDDDPYERVVVANADQLAIVTALADPEPRPRLIDRCLVAAYDGGLAPLLVLTKSDLAPPDDLLELYGALDIPHVVTDREELEHGTAADRVREHLEDKVTAFVGHSGVGKTTLVNALVTPARQRTTGRVNAVTGRGRHTTTSALALPLDGEAGWVVDTPGIRSFGLAHVEPSRVIHAFPDLEPGTARCPRACSHDEPDCALPTWVSEGHADPARLRSLHRLLSTRDRREGD; encoded by the coding sequence ATGCGCCGGTACGGCAAGCACACCGACGAGGACGACATCCGGGCGCGTCCCGGCCGCCGGGGCAACCGGCCCCGGACGAACATCCGGCCCAAGCACGACGACGCGGCCGAGGGCATGGTGCTCACCGTCGACCGGGGCCGCCTGACCTGCCTTGTCGATGGCCGTTCGGTCATGGCCATGAAGGCCCGCGAACTCGGCCGCAAGGCGGCGGTCGTCGGCGACCGGGTGGCGCTCGTCGGGGATCTGTCCGGAGCCCGGGACACACTGGCACGGATCGTCCGAATCGAGGAACGCACCTCGGTGTTGCGTCGCACCGCCGACGACGACGACCCCTACGAGCGGGTCGTGGTCGCCAACGCCGACCAGCTCGCGATCGTCACCGCGTTGGCCGACCCGGAGCCCCGCCCCCGACTGATCGACCGCTGCCTGGTCGCCGCGTACGACGGCGGTCTCGCCCCTCTTCTCGTACTGACCAAGTCGGATCTGGCGCCGCCGGACGACCTGCTGGAGCTGTACGGGGCGCTGGACATCCCCCACGTCGTCACCGACCGGGAGGAACTGGAGCACGGAACGGCGGCCGACCGGGTTCGCGAGCACCTGGAGGACAAGGTCACCGCCTTCGTCGGCCACTCGGGCGTGGGCAAGACCACGCTGGTCAACGCCCTCGTCACACCGGCACGCCAACGCACGACGGGCCGGGTGAACGCGGTGACGGGCCGAGGCCGGCACACCACCACGTCCGCTTTGGCCCTGCCGCTCGACGGCGAGGCCGGATGGGTGGTCGACACCCCCGGCATCCGCTCCTTCGGGCTCGCCCACGTCGAGCCCTCGCGGGTGATCCACGCCTTCCCCGACCTGGAGCCCGGCACCGCCCGGTGCCCCAGGGCGTGCAGCCACGACGAACCCGACTGCGCGCTCCCGACCTGGGTGTCGGAGGGCCACGCCGATCCCGCGCGGCTGCGCTCGCTGCACCGGCTGCTCTCGACGCGCGACCGCAGGGAAGGCGACTGA
- the aroA gene encoding 3-phosphoshikimate 1-carboxyvinyltransferase produces the protein MPSNAADTALWPAPHATGAVDATVHVPGSKSVTNRALVLAALAAEPGWLRRPLRSRDTLLMAKALRAMGVAIEEGVGPDGTGEFWRVVPAGLRGPASIDVGNAGTVMRFLPPVAALADGPVRFDGDPRSHERPLGGVIDALRVLGARIDDDGRGALPLTVHGSGAVDGGRVSVDASSSSQFVSALLLSAPRYNQGIEVRHTGSTLPSMPHIRMTVDMLRAVGAQVDTPESGGEPNVWRVTPGALLGRDLTIEPDLSNAQPFLAAALVTGGRVVVPDWPARTTQPGDRLREIFTEMGGACELTDHGLVLTGSGTVHGIDVDLSEVGELTPGIAALAALADSPSTLRGVAHLRLHETDRLAALTKEINGLGGDVTETADGLRVRPRPLRGGVFHTYEDHRMATAGAILGLAVDGVRVENVATTAKTMPDFPDLWAGMLGA, from the coding sequence ATGCCCTCGAATGCCGCAGACACCGCCCTCTGGCCCGCACCGCACGCGACCGGAGCCGTCGACGCGACGGTGCACGTGCCCGGGTCGAAGTCGGTGACCAATCGCGCCCTCGTCCTCGCCGCTCTCGCGGCCGAGCCGGGCTGGCTGCGCCGCCCGCTGCGTTCACGGGACACCCTGCTGATGGCCAAAGCCCTGCGGGCGATGGGAGTGGCGATCGAGGAGGGTGTGGGGCCCGACGGAACCGGCGAGTTCTGGCGGGTGGTGCCGGCGGGGCTGCGCGGCCCGGCCTCGATCGACGTGGGCAACGCGGGCACGGTCATGCGGTTCCTGCCGCCGGTCGCGGCGCTCGCCGACGGCCCGGTGCGGTTCGACGGCGACCCCCGGTCCCACGAGCGCCCCCTCGGCGGGGTGATCGACGCGCTGCGGGTGCTCGGCGCCCGGATCGACGACGACGGCCGCGGCGCGCTCCCGCTCACCGTCCACGGGAGCGGGGCCGTCGACGGCGGCCGGGTCTCCGTCGACGCCTCCTCCTCCTCGCAGTTCGTCTCCGCGTTGCTGCTGTCGGCACCGCGCTACAACCAGGGGATCGAGGTCCGGCACACCGGCTCCACACTCCCCTCGATGCCTCACATCCGGATGACCGTCGACATGCTGCGCGCGGTGGGGGCCCAGGTGGACACCCCGGAGTCGGGCGGCGAGCCGAACGTGTGGCGGGTGACACCCGGCGCTCTCCTGGGCCGTGACCTGACCATCGAGCCCGACCTCTCCAACGCCCAGCCGTTCCTCGCGGCGGCCCTGGTGACGGGCGGAAGGGTCGTCGTGCCCGACTGGCCGGCCCGGACCACCCAGCCCGGGGACCGATTGCGCGAGATCTTCACCGAGATGGGCGGCGCCTGCGAGCTGACCGACCACGGGCTGGTCCTCACCGGGTCGGGCACCGTCCACGGCATCGACGTCGATCTGAGCGAGGTCGGCGAGCTGACGCCCGGCATCGCGGCCCTCGCCGCGCTGGCCGACTCGCCCTCCACCCTGCGCGGCGTGGCGCATCTGCGACTGCACGAGACGGACCGACTGGCCGCGCTGACCAAGGAGATCAACGGCCTCGGCGGAGACGTCACGGAGACCGCGGACGGCCTGCGTGTTCGCCCCCGCCCCCTGCGCGGTGGTGTCTTCCACACCTACGAGGACCACCGCATGGCCACGGCCGGCGCGATCCTGGGCCTCGCCGTCGACGGTGTACGCGTGGAGAACGTGGCGACCACGGCGAAGACCATGCCCGACTTCCCCGACCTGTGGGCCGGGATGCTCGGGGCATAG